The genomic segment TATAGACATTATCATTAATAAGAAAGGCAACCGAGTCattcttacatggtatcagaagcttcgGTTTTTTGATCCCGActcctttttctttctccttgtctttctcttcttccttcttttcttTCACCTTTCTTCTTCATGGCCTCTCCCACCAAAATTCATCCCGCTGCTTTGATTACTAACATTAAAACAAGTATTCACATTCAACTTAATGAAGATGGTTCTAATTTTCATACTTGGGTCACTTTATTCAAGCTTCATTGTCGTGCTCACCTTGTGAAATCTCATATTCTTCCCGATGACTCTTCTAAAGTGTTAGTTCTTAAAGATTCCGATTGGCAACGTCTTGATGACATTGTTCAAACATGGATTTATGGCTCTATTAATCCCTCTCTTCTTCAAACTATAGTACGTCCTGATAATTGTGCTTTTGATGCGTGGACTCGTATTGAGaacaatttccaaaataataagACATCCCGAATCCTTCATCTTGAATctcaatttaatgacatttctTTATCCACTTTTTCCGATGTAAAGTCTTATTGCAATGAAATTGAAAGTATTGCTACTTCTCTTAATAATCTTGGCACTTCCATCACCGACAATCGATtggctcttcaagttcttcatgggTTAACTTCGGAATACAAAACTTTTCGGTCTTTGGTTCAACATATGAATCCTATTCCCTCCTTTGATACTCTTCGTTCTATGTTTGAATTGGAAAAACGTTCTAATCATAAGCATACTTCTCCCGCTCAAGATTCGGCTCTTCTTGCTTCAAATAAAGGTACTTTTTCTGAAAATTCCGCTTCTTTTAACAACCGCGGTCCTTCCCACCACCGTGGTGGTCCCGCCACTCTCGTCGTGGTGGCCGGCCCCACCGTGGCAGCCACCATGGCTCCACCAGTGGGTATGGGCGCTGGCAGCAGCCTCCTACCAGGCCTACTATGTTTCCTTCCTCTCGGCCCAACAGCAATCCTCATGGCCCAagtccttctccttctccttcttatTATGGGAGACCTTCTTAGGCAAGAAATACTTGGGCCCAGCCTGCTGCCCCCTTTCCTACTACATCTTGGGCTCTTCATTTTTCAAACAATGGACATTCTGATGGTGTTCTTGGTCCACGTCCGGCACAAAGCTATTACACCGGGACTAATACTTTTTCAAATTATATTCCTACGGACATCGATCATGCCATGAACACTCTCTCTTTATCGACTCCGGATgagcaattttatatggataccgGTGCCACATCCCGCATGACTCGTTCTCAAGGTACtcttcttccttattttcctttaaagcatcaattCAATAATGTTATTGTTGTCGGTAATGGTCATTTCATTCCAGTACTTGGTCACAGGCATATTTCTTTTcatacttcaaaaaaatccctTTCTCTtaaaaatgtcttacatgcacctaaacttattaaaaatctcATTTCCGTTCGAAAATTCACTCATGATAATATGGTTTCCGTTGAATTTGATCATTTTGGCTTTTCCGTGAAGGATTTGGCCACGGGGAGCATCGTCctgagatctaatagcacgggtgatctttatccttttcCATCCGCACATGGAGCTACTCTTTCATCCTCCACATCATCGGCCTTTTCCGCTTTTTCCtctagtatttggcattcccGTTTAGGACATCCGGGCAATGCGATTTTAAATTTCTTGTATTCCTCTAGTTCAATCAAATGTAATAAAATTCCtcattttttttgtcattcttgtcctttagggaaatacattcaattaccttttgttaattctatGACTATGAGTTCTAAACCTTTTGACATTATTCATAGTGATATATGGACATCTCCTATTTCTAGCCCATCGGGATAtaaatattatgttctttttcttgataattatactaattttttgtggacttttcctttatgtcgcaaatctcaagtttatgatgtGTTTGTCCATTTTCATACCTTTATTCACACCCAATTTGAGCTTAATATAAAATCTTTCCAATGCGATAACgggggtgaatttgacaatCATATTTTTCGTCAATTTTGTACTAGTCGCGGCATTTCACTTCGTTTTTCTTATCCTTACACATCAtctcaaaatggcaaatccgaACGCAAAATTCGCTCCATCAATAACATCATTCGCACTCTTTTATGTCATGCTTCACTTCCCCCGTCTTTTTGGCCTCATGCCTTAAACACGGCCACCTATCTACTCAATATCCTTCCATCTAAAATTCTTGGTAATCTCACTCCCACTCATGTGCTATATTGTAAAGCTCCTACATATACTCATTtacgggtttttgggtgtttatgttttcctctttttccctcTTCCACTATCCACAAGCTACAACCACGCTCCGCTCCATGTGTTTTTTTAGGATATCCATCTTCTCATAgaggttacaagtgctatgatctctcatcccgtaaaatcattatatctcGACATGTTCTCCTTGATGAGGCCACTTTTCCTTTTGCTCAATCCCCTTCCTCACCTTCCCCAAACTACCAATTTTTAGATGCTAATATTCCCCTTCATTTGTTCCAAACAGCCCATACATCATCTTCTGGGCCTACTCCCTCTCTAAGCCCAACTCTTAATTCCTCCTCCCTTTGTCAACCTACTACTACTGGGCCTCTCATATCTGACCCAGCACACCTTTCTCCCTCTCCAGCCTCCGTACCCCTCATTTCCCCTATTGGGCCTTCAAATTGTTCAGCCCAACAGAACCCAGCCACCCCCAACTCGTCAGCCCAACAGAATCCAGCAGCTCCCAGCTCGCCTACTCCTTCTTCCCCACTTTCaactgggcctgcctcacgcagcccagtCCACCTCCCTCTTCCTTCCTCCTCCTCTATTGGGCCTGCCTCCCACAGCTCAATCCACCCATCTTCTCCTACCTCACCCCCGGTATCACTACGCGGAGTAAACATGgtattttcaaacccaatcccaaatacTACTCTCAAGCCTTATCCGTTTCTTTTTCACCTTTACCCAAATCTCCCCTTCATGCCCTTGGTGACCCAAACTGGAAGTTAGCTATGAAAGAAGAATTTGATGctttaattgagaatcatacttGGGATTTGGTACCATGTCCTCCTAATGCTAATATTATTCGGTCATTGTGGGTGTTTCGTGTCAAGACCAAGTCCGATGGCTCTTTTGAGCTCTATAAagcgcgtcttgttggtgatggtaaatCTCAAAGAGAAGGCATAGATTGTGATGAGACTTTTAGTCCGGTTGTGAAACCTGCttctattcgcattgttttaagtattgctctttccaggtcttggtctattcatcagcttgatgttaagaatgcttttttacatggtcacttaactgaaactgtttacatgcatcagcctctgggttttcgtgatcctactcgtcctgatcatgtttgtcttcttcgtAAGTCCCTTTATGGTCTCAAACAGGCTCCTCGTGCATGGTAATACCGATTTGATACTTTTGCAACTACTATTGGCTTTTCTAACAGCATTTCTGATAATTCCCTATTTGTTTATCGTCATGGATCTGATATTGCTTATCTGCTATTATATGTGGACGATATTATTCTCACCGCTTCCTCAGATACACTTCGTGAGTCCATTATgtccaaacttagctctgaatttgccatgaaggatttgggtcctcttaattatttcttgGGTATTGCTGTTACTCGCACTTCTACGggcctctttctctctcaacaaAGGTATGCCTCTGAAATTCTTGAAAAGGCTGGCATGTCCCAATGTAATTCTGTTGCTACTCCTGTTGCTACCTCCGGCAAACTTTGTGCTAATGCTGGTTCTCCTTGTGACGATCCTACCTTGTATCGTAGCCTAGCTGGTGCTCTACAGTATCTTACTTTCACTCGCCCAGATATTTCATATGTTGTTCAGCAAGTTTGCCTCTATATGCATGATCCACGCattgaacatatggctgctaTTCATCGCATCCTTCGCTATGTCAAGGGTACTCTTTCCTATGGACTGCAGTTGCATCGTTCTAATATTTCCGCTCTTTTGTCCTATaccgatgctgattggggtggttGTCCTGACACTCGCCGCTCAACTTCTGGTTACTGTGTTTTTCTAGGTGATAACTTAATTTCTTGGTCAGCTAAACGACAACCTATTGTTTCCAAATCCAGTGCTGAGGCTGAATATCGtggtgttgctaatgttgtttctgaaactTGTTGGATTCGCAATTTACTTCTTGAGCTGCACTGTCCTATTACCACAGCTACCATCGTCTATTGCGACTAAATTAGTGCCGTTTATTTGGCTGGTAATCCGGTTCATCATCAGcgcactaagcatattgagatcGACATTCACTTTGTTCGAGAAAAAGTTAAACGTGGAAATGTTCGAGTGCTTCATGTTCCATCTCGTTATCAGATCGCTGACATTTTCACCAAAGGCCTTCCTCAAGTGTTATTTGATGACTTTCGTTCCAGTCTCAGCGTCTCCAAACCGCCCGATTCGACTGCGGGGgtgtattagaatattagaatatcttagCATAAAATCTCTTTGATttctttgtgattatgtagaatCTTTATGATATTGTAGAATATTAGgacaatatttagtttcctaaagtatattgacaatcttgtatatatagacattatcattaatgagaaaggcaaccgAGTCATTCTTACACCTAAGGCCTGCACTACCAATTCAACATGATTATTTTCGTGGCTATGGAGTCTTAGGATCTCTTGCAATTTAAGATCATGATCCTTGAGAGGATCATGCTTTTAATTCTAATTAGTACCAAACatatcaatgaccattgacagATCTACAGCATATCTGTTCGATGACTGATTTGTGGCAATCTGCATGGTCGCAAAGTCCAAGTTCCTAAGAGTGTGTTATCAAAGAGACATCTGCTTACAGATGCAACCTTTGTGCCTTCAATGTTTCGACCAATCTCGGGAGAAACAAAAGCAGCGAGAAGAGTGGTTGAAGCCATGTCTTGAAGTTGGTCAACAACAATGATAGTACCAGTGCCATGAAAATGTGACAAAAACTCAATACTTAGAGATGACATATCAATATATTTACGAGCCGACCATTGTGCATCTTTGTGTTCTGCTTCAAATAGATCTCTCAATAGTCAGATTTGTCACTAGTGGAGTACCCATCGTAAAAAAAGGGGTGGATAGATTACGGGGGAAAAAATTCTCCTAACCCTCCAATTGTCTTCTAATAGTTCTTACAAATTTGCTGCCTTCAAATGTACTCATCTTTATGTACATTTGAACCTCGCAAAAAGGCTAAACTAAGAGTACAAACCTATCATATGTTCCCTATATTTTTCAAATGTTCTATCAAATTATTCCATAAATGATCTTTCACACTTCAATCCAAATTTTATTCTTATACGATTGATTCTTGAACTTCATAACTTACTTTTTGCTTGACTTTTTGTCACTTATTTGTCAAGTTTCTTCAATGGTTTTGAAGTTGAGTCTTTGGATTGTGAGTTGAAAATTTGTGCAATAGTAGTATTCtggtttaaataataaatacctTGAGAATTTAAAGGAACAACAAGTGTATTATCACAATGGTGCTAAAAGTGGCATAAGGCTTTATAAGAGTATgatttaattataattcataATATATGAGAAAACACCCTTTTAGATAATGACAAAAGGGCAAaaaaaagatttgatgatgttCTTCTTTATATCTTCTCTTGTTTTACACATTGATTCTTTCATCAGATGTTCCCAACtcatatattatacatacattgacttgtttAATAGTTATTACTTTGCATATATTAAGGGGGACCTGTGAGGACAGTGAAAAGCCTCATAGTGGTGGGTAGAAGAAGTCGAGAGAGATTAAAGAGAGAGTGGAAAGAGAAAATTATGTTAGACTTAGGGGAGCTACacctctctgcggacctgactagAGATAGGAGTAGTTGGCGTCAGCTTATCTGTGTCTTGAAGAATTAGCAACATAAATTCAAAGTTTGATGATTAAGTATAGAACAAAATACATGATAAAAGTTCCCAAAAGGAACCCCAAAAGAGAAGAAGCCGACATACACTAGAAGGTATGCACAAAGACTTCAAGAAAGTTACACAGAAGTACAACCAAAAAGATTGTAAAGTTTCGGAGTAGAAACAAAGAGGATCTCAAGGTTGTTCCCAAAGAAACTTGCATAAAGAAAAGCTTCAGAGTTGGAGCTACACTGGAGGACATGAGAATCAAGTATGAGTGTACTAGGCTTCATATAAGTGATGaaatcaataatatattaatatacagAAAGGAACAAGAGTAT from the Amaranthus tricolor cultivar Red isolate AtriRed21 chromosome 12, ASM2621246v1, whole genome shotgun sequence genome contains:
- the LOC130796791 gene encoding uncharacterized mitochondrial protein AtMg00810-like, translated to MSKLSSEFAMKDLGPLNYFLGIAVTRTSTGLFLSQQRYASEILEKAGMSQCNSVATPVATSGKLCANAGSPCDDPTLYRSLAGALQYLTFTRPDISYVVQQVCLYMHDPRIEHMAAIHRILRYVKGTLSYGLQLHRSNISALLSYTDADWGGCPDTRRSTSGYCVFLGDNLISWSAKRQPIVSKSSAEAEYRGVANVVSETCWIRNLLLELHCPITTATIVYCD